The DNA region GCCGCATGGGGAGGGCATCAAGGCTCGATGCTGTTTTGGGTGGTGACGCTTAGCGTGTGGGCGTCATTTATTGCGTTCAAATCACCTATTAGTACGCAATATACAGGTGACTGCTTAGGTATCATGAACGTGTTAATAGCCGTCTTTGCTTGGTTCACACTAACAACTTCTAACCCCTTTGAATACGCTCAAGTCCTAGCTACAGAAGGACGAGACTTGAATCCGATGTTGCAAGACATTGGCCTTATTATTCATCCACCACTGCTCTATTTAGGTTATGTCGGTTATGCCGCGATATTAGCCTTTGCTTTAGCTGCTTTGCTGGGTAAACGTCCTCTGAGTGAATGGTACGGGATTGCTCGTCGTGCCGCTTTCTTTGCTTGGGGGACACTCACTGTCGGTATTTTGGTTGGCTCTTGGTGGGCTTACAACGAGTTAGGGTGGGGCGGTTGGTGGTTCTGGGACCCAGTAGAGAACGCTTCATTATTACCATGGTTAACCGGAACCGCACTGTTGCACAGCGGAGTTTTAGCTCAAAGACATAAAAGTGCTCTATGGAGTACCTATGCATTGGCATTTGCGACTTTTAGCTTGAGTATTTTGGGAACATTCATTGTGCGCTCTGGCGTTCTTACCTCAGTGCACGCTTTTGCGGTTGATCCAACCAAAGGCTTATTACTGCTGGCGGTGTTGAGTTTGTTGGTCGTGGTCACTTTTGGGATACTTATCGTTCGTGGTGACGGCATCAAAGCTTTTAAGCTAGTTTCTCTTCTTAGCCGAGCATACTTGACCTACGTTGCGATAGGCTTGTTCATCATTATTACAGCGATTGTTTTCTTGGGTACGTTCTACCCGATGGTCTACCAACTGTTAGGACTTGGTAATATTTCCGTTGGTGCTCCTTACTTCAACAGCTTGCTATTCCCATTGTCACTATTAGCATTGGGCGTAATGGCAATTATTCCTTTGCTTAGGTGGCAAAAGGGAGCGGATAAAAATGCTTTTATCTTTGCCTTGATTGCTATGTTGGCAGTGGTGAGCTCTGCTTCCGTGTTTGTTTTCTCGGTTGAAAGCGTGTGTGCAACCAGTTTGATCACGATTATGTTATCTGTGTGGGTTGTGGTCGCCCATTTTTTGCTGATATTAAAATCTGAGGCTAAGGTGACGCTGGTTCCTATGGTAATGGCACATATTGGTTTTGCCCTCGCAGCAAGTGGGGCGGTGATCAACAGTGATTATTCTTATGAATATCATTTGCGAGTTGAGCCTGAGAGCTCGCACCAACGTTCAGACGTGAGTATTGATTATCATGGTATCGAGTGGGTAATTGGTCCAAATTACACCGCAGAACGAGCGAGTATTTATCTTCATTTGGAAGATGGTCGTACTTTGTCCCTTCAACCGGAAAAACGCCATTATCCAGTTCGAGTTATGAATATGACCGAGCCAGCCATTCGTTCATTGTGGCATGGAGACTACTATGTCACGCTAGGCGATAAAGTAGATTCCAATGCCTATGCAATTAAAATTCAGTATCGAGCCGGTATCTGGTGGATTTGGAGTGGTGGGCTAATCGCAGTATTTGGTGCGTTAATGACACTAGCGAACAAAAGAAAAAAGGTGGCACATGGTGTCGAAGAATACGCTTAAGTTGCTATTTCTTGTTAGCGTTGTGGCTTTGTTTGCTGCTCTTACGGCAACCGCTCTGTCTGACAGGCCCAATGTTGAATTGTCTGAGCAGCGCAAGTTGGTGATTCCTAGCTTTACCTCGATATCATTGCTTTCTGAAAAGGAAGTAAACCAAACCGTGTTTAAAAGCGAAGGTTATAGATTGCTGAATATTTGGGCTTCTTGGTGTGGTATATGCAAAAGTGAGCACGATGAATTACTTCTATTAGCAGAGCAGGGTGTACCCATCATTGGTTTGAATTATCGAGATCAAAAACAAGCCGCTCGTGAATATTTGAGCTTTAAACGAAATCCATATAAAGAGGTGATCAGTGATCCAAATGGAAAGCTTGCTGTTGAACTTGGTGTAATAGGTACACCAGAAACTTACTTGATTGATCAAAATGGAATCGTGTTGATCAAATATCGTGGAGAGCTCACGAAAGATAAATGGAATGATATATTTTCGGAGTATTTTGATGTTTCGATTTAATTATCTATTCGCCTATTTATTGGCTTTTACGTTATTTTCATCTTTAGTGAAAGCGGAAGATGTTAAGCAGAATGTTGATCTATTTGAGTTTCATTCTGTTGAAGTGCAACAACGGGCAACCGCTCTAGCCAAGACATTACGCTGCCCTCAATGCCAAAATCAAAATCTTGTGGAATCAAATGCCCCAGCGGCAAAAGACTTGCGTTTAAAGGTCTACACGATGGTGAATGAAGGGAGTAGTGAACGAGAAGTTAAAGAATATTTGGTTGCTAGGTATGGGAATATCGTTCTTTATCAGCCGCCGTTTAATTATTCCACAGCATTGTTGTGGATCTTTCCTGCGCTATTTTTGATCTTTTTTGTCTTATATTCGATCCGAATGACAAAACGTAATTAATGTGATGATAATTCCACTATTAAAAATAAATTGTGCACATAACAAGCAGAATGTTATGATTTTGCAGAATTTATGAAGGCTCCAGTGAATAGCAGACCATAAAAATGAGCTGGAGAAGTAATAAAAGAACGAAAGGTGTACGCAGTGGATTCAGTTATATCGCAATTAAAAAAGGACTTTTATTCGCAGATTCGTGCATTGCAGTCACCGAAGCTGCCACAAGTCACTTCGTCTCTCGCCGTCTTAACCGACGAGGAAATTCAAGAACTCGAAGCCGTTTGGATTGAGCTCGCTGTATGGAAGCGAAGCCAAACTCATTAAACCGATTCAAACTTAGCGACTTTAAACCCCAGGCAAATTTGTCTGGGGTTTTTTTATTGTAGTTAGCTGTAAATGTTATACTATAACAAATGTAAAGTCGGCAGTTGGGGATCATTTTCGCTATGAATTCTCGCTGTTGCTAGAATAAGAGTATGCCTCGTTGTGATCTCAACATTGAAAAATGCGGTATCAATCCCCATAGTTGAAGAGCAAATGAGAGCAATCCCATGAATGCGATAACGAAAATGCATCAAGCAATAAATCGAGTGAGTGTAGATATGGCGGAAGTACGTGCCAGAGTAGATTTTAAAGTCGGGGCTAACAGCAACATAGATGCCGAAATCCTGTCTTTCCATGGCCTAAAGACAGATAAAGAGCATGTAGCAATTATCTTTAAACAAGCGGATCAAACGCAGGATATGCCTTTAGTGCGTATGCACTCTGAGTGTCTGACTGGCGATGTGTTCCACTCTTCACGCTGTGACTGCGGTGAGCAACTAGAAGAGACCATCAATCGAATGGGCGAATCAGGTGGCATTATCCTATACCTTCGTCAAGAAGGCCGCGGTATCGGTCTTTATAACAAGATTGATGCATACCGTCTGCAAAGTCAGGGTATGAATACCTACGAAGCAAATAATCATTTGGGCTTCGATGATGACTTACGTGACTTCACAGAAGCAGCACAAATGCTTGAAGCACTAGGTGTGAATAAGATTCAGCTTGTTACCAACAACCCTAAGAAGATACGCGAGTTGTCAGAGTACGGAATTGAAATCGCAGAGGTTGTCAATACGTCTGCGCACATCAAAGATGGCAACGAAAATTATCTGAAGGCGAAAGTTTCCCATGGTAAACATCACCTAAAGGTTTAATCTTTAAAGATAAATTTAACAGTAAAGCATTTTAAGAGCCTCATATTTATGAGGCTTTTTTTGTATCTAGAGTTGCAAATAAATTGTAAATTTGTATTATCTCGGGACAAAAGTGCAAATAAGAATAATTAGCACTACGAATAAGATTATTAAAAACGCTCAACAAGGATGCTTCTGATGAATGCAAAAAAAGTGTTAGTCCAATCTATTGCTGCATCACTTCTCATTGCTAGTGGTTCTACGGTTGCTGCTTCAGTAACTCAACAACAAGTTGTCGAACATTACGCGGACGTTGCTCACGCTGTATTTGCTGATTCAGTGACAACAGCTAAAGCACTCGACGTAAAAATCGACGAATTCCTAAAATCCCCATCTGCTGCAAAGCTTGAAGAAGTAAAACAAGCTTGGCTTGACTCTCGTGTACCTTACCAACAGTCTGAAGTTTTCCGTTTTGGTAACGCGGTAGTTGATGATTGGGAAGGCCAGCTAAATGCATGGCCACTGGATGAAGGGCTGATCGATTACGTTGCGACAGATTACCAATACGAATTAGGCAACGAAGGCGCCTCTGCTAACATTATTGCCAATACAAGCCTACAGATTGGCGCGTCTAAACTCGATGTATCAAAAATTACACCAGAATTAATTGCGGACTTGAACGAAGTTGGCGGCTCGGAAGCAAACGTGGCTTCTGGTTACCACGCGATTGAGTTCTTATTATGGGGCCAAGACTTAAACGGCACTAACGCAGGTGCTGGTCAACGTGCTTACACAGATTTTGTTGTGGGATCTGAATGTACTAACGGTCACTGTGACCGTCGCGGCGAGTATCTAAAAGCCGCTGCTGATCTGCTGGTTCAAGACCTTGAGTGGATGGAAAAACAGTGGTCTGCAGAAGTGAAAGGCAACTACCGCGAAGAGCTACTTGCTGGCTCGGCTGAAAATGGTCTACGCAAAATGCTATTCGGCATGGGTTCTCTTTCTCTAGGTGAGCTGGCGGGTGAGCGTATGAAGGTGGCACTAGAAGCGAACTCGACAGAAGACGAGCACGATTGTTTCTCAGATAACACGCATAACTCTCACTACTACAATGAGCAAGGTATCTACAACGTTTACACTGGTACCTACAAAGGTGTAAACGGTAAAGAATTGTCTGGTCCAAGTATCGCTGATCTTGTCGCTCAAAAAGATCAAAAAGCAGCGAAAGAGATCCAAAAGCAGTTTGACATGACTCGTAGCCAAGTTGGTGAATTAGTAACGTCTGCTGAGAAGAACAACCAGCACTTCGATCAATTGATTGCAGCGGGCAACGCACAAGGCAACGCGCTAGTAAACGACACCATCATGTCGTTGGTAGCCCAGACCGGTGCGATTGAGCGAGCGGCAAACATTGTCGGCATCGACAGCCTAAGCCCTGATACTGCTGACCACGAGTTTTAATCGTTCATAACCATAATAAATAAGGGCTCTTTGTGAGCCCTTTTGCCGTTTGAGCTCGTTGTTATCACCCTTGTTGTATATGTAGAGCAATGATATGAAGCCATACCTAATTTCTGCGCTAGCCGCGATCCTTTCTTCTTCTGCCATGGCTTACGATGTTAAGTCTGGTGGCAAAACCAGTGTTAAAAAAGATGGAGCGAATGCGTATTCTCTCCCTGCTGCAAACCTTCCAATGAGCAAGCGTCTCGACTTTAGTGTCGGCAACAGCTTCTTTCGTAACCCTTGGGTGCAGGCGCCTGCATCAACTGATGCTCGCGATGGTTTGGGACCGTTGTTTAATACCAATGGTTGCCAAAACTGCCACATCAAGGATGGCAGAGGTCATCCACCGGAAAAAGACGATCTTCATGCCGTTTCTATGCTTGTTCGCCTTAGTATTCCTGCGATGACGCCGGAACAAAAGAAAGCTTTTATTAAGGATGGCGGAATCCCTGAACCAACATACGGCGGCCAGTTACAAGATTTTGCACTCCAAGACCAAAAACCAGAAGGAAAAATCGACATTACCTATACCGATGTTCCGGTGCAGTTTAAAGATGGAACGACAGTCGTTTTGAGAAAACCAAACCTGAAAATTACCGAATTAGGCTATGGTGACATGCACCCAGATACGGAATTTTCCGCGCGTGTTGCGCCGCCAATGATCGGTCTTGGTTTGTTGGAGAGTATTCCTGACGAAACGCTACTTACTTGGGCTGATGAGCAAGATGCCAACAAAGATGGTATCTCAGGCAAAGTAAATAAAGTGTGGGACATTGAGAAGGGTGACTTCTCAATTGGTCGTTTTGGTTGGAAAGCAGGACAACCGACGTTGATGCAGCAAAATGCGGCGGCATTCAATGGCGATGTGGGTTTGACAAGCCATTTATTCCCGAACGAAAACTGCACCTCGAAGCAAAGCATTTGTGACGACATGCCAAATGGCGGCAAACCAGAAGTGAGTGAAAATATTCTCGACTTCGTTGAGTTTTACAGCCAGCACTTGGCGGTGCCGATTCGTCGCAATGTCAAGGATCCGAAAGTGCAACTAGGACAGCAGATCTTTGCATCATCGGGCTGTGAAAGCTGCCATAAGACCAGTGTAAAAACGGCGAAACGACCTGAATTGCCAGCGCTTTCTGAGCAGCTTATCCACCCATACTCAGACATGCTTCTGCATGACATGGGTGAAGGCTTAGCCGATAACCGACCGGAATACTTAGCAAACGGCCGTGAGTGGCGAACTGCGCCGTTATGGGGCATTGGTTATACCGAAGAAGTAAACGGTCACACGTACTTCTTACATGATGGCCGTGCTCGTAACCTAATGGAAGCGGTGTTGTGGCATGGCGGTGAAGCTGAAACAGCGAAACAAAACGTCTTAGCACTGAACAAAAAAGAACGAGATGCATTGATTGCGTTTCTGAATTCTCTATAAGGAAGCAACCATGAAAAAAACACTGTTAGTGAGTGCGATTACCGCAACGTTAAGTTTGGTTGGTTGCCAATCGACCATTAGTTCGAGCTCTGCAAAGCCTGAGAGTACAAGTCATATTTCTCAAAGCGTGTACGAGGTCGAGTTTCAATCAGCTCAGACGTTTTTAGCGCAAACCACAGAACTTGAACAACGCTTCGCAGATTATTGCGCATCAGAGTCGAAAAATGATGCTCAAGTAAAGCAGCAATGGCACCAAACCATGTTGTCTTGGATGTCACTTCAAGGCCAAGAGCGCGGTCCTGCTACGGCATTAGAGCAAAGTTGGAATGTTCAGTTTTGGCCAGATAAAAAGAACACCACTGGACGTAAAATGTCGGTACTGACGAAATCTGAACAAGAATGGACATCAGAGCAGATTGCGACACAAAGCGTTACTGTGCAAGGACTGGGGGCGTTGGAATGGTTGATTTACGACAATGCATCGACACTTTCTACCAATAACAACACTTGTGCAACTGGCGTTGCGATTGCTGAAAACTTGCATGAGAAAGCACAGATCATCGCAGATTCTTGGGCAGAAAATCCATGGAAGTCATTAGAGATGGCGGAATGGGAGTCAGAGTACATTTCTCTTCTGTCGAATCAGCTTGAATACAGCATGAAGAAGCTCAGTCGACCACTAGCGAAGATTGGTAAGCCTCGCCCGTATTTTTCAGAATCGTGGCGTTCAGAGACCTCGCTTTCAAACTTAAAAGCCAACCTTCAAGGGATGGAAGCGTTGTACTTTGCTAACGGAAATGGTCTAGATGCGCTACTGAGAGAGCAAGGCCATGTAGATCTCGCAGACCGTGTCGTTCATCAGTTTGAAATGGCGTTAGAAACTTGGCCAGAAGATAAAAGCTTATTTGCTGCACTACAAACAAAAGAAGGCTATCGCATGGTGCTCGCTCAATACAATAAGCTAGAGCAATTGAAGTACTTGATCCACGAAGAAGTGGCGATAGAACTTGGTGTCGTAATAGGATTCAATGCTACCGATGGTGACTGATCAAACCCGCCGCACATTATTAAAGGCCGCTCTGTTTGGAGCGGCAGCGCCCGTTATGCCATTTGGTTGTGCTTCGACAATATCGCGAGAGCCTGCGTTGATTGGCTGTTCAATCATAGGCCGAGATAAGTTTGCAGCTGTCGTCGCTGATGAACACGGTATGCCGATCACAACATTGCCGATCCCAGAGCGTGGTCATGGTGTAGCGACAAACCCACAAGGTCATGCCGTGGTTTTTGGCCGTCGACCTGGTACTTTCTTCATGGTGTTTGACTATCGCTCAGAGCAGATGATCAAACTGCAGTTAGCAAAACCGAATCGCCATTTCTATGGTCATGGTGTTTACTCCCATGATGGCACGTTGCTATTTGCCACAGAAGGGGAGAGGGGGACAAGTCGTGGGATCATTGGTGTTTATGATGTGCAAAAGCAATATCAAAAGATCGATGAGGTAACGGGCTTTGGCCTTGGGCCTCATGAAGTGATCATGATGCCGGACGGCGCATTAGCGATTGGGGTCGGTGGAGTACACACCAACGGCCGTGAACCGTTAAACCTCGACAATATGGCACCTAGCTTGAGCTACCTCTCGCAATATGGCGAGTTATTGGATCAGGTTTCTTTACCAGATCATAAGCTAAGTATTCGCCATTTAGCTCATGATGGCGCGGAAACCGTGCTTTGTGGTCAGCAATATCGTGGCGAACCGGACGAGTATCCAGCCTTGATCTCCATGCACACGCGTGGTGGTGAAATGCAAGATCTTCAAGCTGAGCCTGAAGAGTGGGCCCGATTCAATCACTATGTGGCGAGTATTGCTGCGACAGATGAATGGATTTTAGCGACTTCTCCCCCTGGTAGTTGTTATGGAATCTGGTCTAAATCTACCGGCAAGTTGGTTGAGCTCAATGCCTTGCCGGATGCGTCTGGCGTCGTGATTTATGGCGATGAATTTCGAGTGAGTTCGGGTGCAGGAAAAGTGGTTGAGCAACGGCCATTAGAGTCAAAAAAAAGCTTCTCTAGCGGCATCCAATGGGACAACCATTGGTCGCGAATTATCTAGAAAGATCATGACTTAATTGCTTATTGAGAAATTTGTTGTCGATTTCATCTTCAGATTCTTAATTTTAAAGCTGCAACCCGTGAGATATTTGCCATACTTTTTTTATGGCAAACAAACGGAAGGATCGATTCAGTGATTGCTAGATTCCTTATAATAACGGCACTTATGGTGCCGTTTTGCAGCTTTTCTACTGTAGTTTCCCTCGATGCTTCTGCGCAAACAGAGCAAGAAGGAGCAGTCGCTCAGCTGTCTGTAGAGAAGATGATCCATTACCCTGAGGTGATTGATCAACTTTACCAAAGCACAAATTATCGTCTGAATTGGGAAAACGACAATGACGTCGATCAGTTAGTGTTCCAAATGAATTTGGTGGCGTTGGCTGACGTTACCAAAGAGTTTGACGATCAGCTTCGTCGTATTGAACAAGTTCGAGAACAAGGCGATAAGCTCGATTTCGATCTTGTCATGACGGACTCTCTACTCATGTATCTGAGTTACCTCGAGCAAGTTCCCGAAGAAGGCATCAATTGGCTATTTGCAAACAAAGAGTATATAAAATTACCTGCCCCAAATGTCGAAACACTCTCTTTACTCAGTAATGAAATTACAGTTGGTAAATTGGACCAGTTCTTAACCAGCTTACGTTCTCCTTTGCAAACGGAGGATTCGTTTAATACTGCATTTGCTTCGTTATCGACTTACTCAAAATTCGAATTTCCTTTGTATCAACAAGACCAGCGACTTGCACGAGTTGGGGATGAGCTGTTTGATAAAGCAAGCCTAATCGCAAGAATGCAAATTGTCGGGGTTGAAGTCGGACATTTAGATACAGAGACGACGCTTTACGACGAAAATCTAGAGCTCGCAGTGATGGAGTTCCAGCGTATTCATGGTTTGAAACAAGATGGTGTTATTGGCCCAAATACAATTCGTTGGATTAACTTCTCTCCACAACATCGCCTACATTCATTGGCGTTAAACGCCGAGCGTTCACGCATTTGGGCAAAAGAGCGTGATAACGTCGTGTTTGTTAACGTACCAGGTTATGAAGTGACATATTGGCATGATGGTCAAGCGCTGTTTGAATCGAAAGTGGTGGTGGGACGCGCTTCGCGTAAGACGCCAATCATGACGAGTACATTAGACTCAGTCATTCTTAACCCTACATGGAATGTGCCTTGGAGCATCATGGTGAAGGACATCATTCCTAAGGTGCAGCGCAATCCGATGTATCTGATAGAGAATAATATTCAGATTATTCGTTCTTGGACATCACGTGAGATCATTGACCCTACTACGATTAACTGGGCAAGCGTGAACCCTAGAACATTCCCTTATCGTATGCGCCAATCATCTGGTACACACAATGCTCTAGGTTTGTACAAATTCAACATGCCGAATCCACAAGCGATTTATCTGCACGATACGCCAAGTAAAAACTTATTCCAACAAGACCGACGGGCTTATAGCTCAGGTTGTGTTCGAGTGGAGAACGCTGACCAATTGGCTGAACTGTTGTTCAAAACTCAAGGTTTAGAGGAACGATTGGCGAAAAAGCGTCAAAGTTCACGTCGCTCAAACAACTCAGTGCCCCTAAGTGAGCGCATTCAAGTACACATCATTTATCAAACCGCATGGTTAGAAGAGGGTGTGCTTTACTACCGTGATGACATTTATCAATACGATCATCAAGGGTGAGTTACGTTCGCAATTTAAAAAAATTTACAATTCATAAAATTTGTTTGTTGTTCAATAAGTAAACAGAAATTCCAGCCTAAATGTGACAAGCCGGACCGATTTATGCGTTTGACGTGCTAAATTGGTTTCGGTAATGTCCCCTGCTTGTACAGTAAATGAGCAGTGTCTTTCAAATGGTAGGTCGTAATTTTTCTCGTCGTGATTTTCTTAAAATGAGCGCTGGCGGTGTGGTTGTCGCAGCCACAATGCCAACCATGTCTTGGGCATCATTGCCTGATGACCCACGCGTGCTCGCGATGAACAACCTAAACACGGGTGAGTTATTAGAGTCTTGCTACTTTGATGGTAAAGGTTACGTCGATGAAGAGTTAAAACGCTTGGATCAATTCTGCCGAGATCATCGTCGCAACGAAGTGCATCCAATGGATCGACGTTTGTTCGATCAAATTAGCCAAATCCAAAAACTGATTGGAACCGAAGCGGAAGTGATCGTCATTTCTGGTTATCGTTCTCCCGTAACGAATGCATCTCTGCGAAATGGCTCTTCAGGCGTGGCGAAAAAGAGCATGCACATGGAAGGTAAAGCAATAGACTTCCGTTTAGATGGCGTTAAGCTCTCTACTGTTCGTGACGCTGCGCTCAGCTTAAAAGCGGGCGGGGTAGGTTACTATCCACGCAGTAATTTTGTCCATATCGATACTGGATCCGTACGCTCTTGGTAATACCCGTTTGATGCTCGATCTATTTCGATAGACTGCCGCTAACAACCCGCCCAGCAAAGCTTGAAGTCGCTTAGGGTTAGTGTCATAGTTGCGGCAGTTTTCATGCAAATTTATTCGGTATAGGTTATCTATGGCTCTGAAATACCAAGTTGTTCCCGTAACTTCTTTCTCTCAAAACTGCTCTATCGTTTGGTGTGATGAAACCATGAAGGGTATCGTGGTCGATCCAGGCGGCGACGAGAAGCAACTAGTAATGTTAATCAAAGAGCTGGGTGTTGATGTTGTTAACCTAGTGCTCACACATGGCCACTTAGACCACGTTGGTGGTACAGAGCCTTTGGCTGCTATGCTGGGTGGCACAGAGATTGTAGGTCCTCATAAAGCTGATAACTTCTGGTTGCAGGGGTTAGAAGGCCAAAGCCAAATGTTCGGTTTCCCATTGACTGAAGCGTTTGAACCACATCAATGGTTGAATGAAGGTGACAAGGTCACTTTTGGTCATCAAACTCTGAATGTCATTCATACGCCAGGTCATACACCCGGCCATGTTGTGCTTTACAGTGAAGAAGCGCGTTTGGCATTTGTTGGTGATGTCCTGTTTAACGGCAGCGTTGGTCGTACTGACTTCCCGCAAGGTGATTTCAATACGCTTATTAGCTCGATCAAAGAGAAACTGTG from Vibrio hyugaensis includes:
- a CDS encoding MBL fold metallo-hydrolase; this translates as MALKYQVVPVTSFSQNCSIVWCDETMKGIVVDPGGDEKQLVMLIKELGVDVVNLVLTHGHLDHVGGTEPLAAMLGGTEIVGPHKADNFWLQGLEGQSQMFGFPLTEAFEPHQWLNEGDKVTFGHQTLNVIHTPGHTPGHVVLYSEEARLAFVGDVLFNGSVGRTDFPQGDFNTLISSIKEKLWPLGNDVTFVPGHGPQSTFGHERKTNPFVADEMPLY